In the Piscinibacter sp. XHJ-5 genome, one interval contains:
- a CDS encoding response regulator, giving the protein MAARILVVDDNRVNRKLACDLLALEGHEVQECEDAEQARELLEAGGRPDLILMDIALPGMDGLTFTREIKADPRFAAMPVVAMTALAMKGDEQKALAAGCSGYITKPIDTRRLPLQVTEFLDAARLARSRLNVMIVEDHRIDLKLAGDCVLLSGHVVLSSTTAEEALGRLQDGHPDVVLLDLNLPGMDGLSFVRLLKADPKMQRLPIVAVTAYPDVYQRDELIAAGCSAYLVKPVDLRMLLQELERVATRTG; this is encoded by the coding sequence ATGGCCGCGCGCATCCTGGTCGTCGACGACAACCGCGTCAACCGCAAGCTCGCCTGTGACCTGCTCGCGCTGGAAGGTCACGAGGTGCAGGAGTGCGAGGACGCGGAGCAGGCCAGGGAACTGCTCGAAGCCGGCGGCAGGCCGGATCTCATCCTGATGGACATCGCGCTGCCCGGCATGGATGGCCTCACGTTCACCCGCGAGATCAAGGCCGACCCACGCTTCGCCGCCATGCCCGTCGTCGCGATGACGGCCCTGGCGATGAAGGGGGACGAGCAGAAGGCGTTGGCGGCGGGTTGCAGCGGCTACATCACCAAGCCCATCGACACACGCCGGCTGCCCTTGCAGGTGACGGAGTTCCTCGACGCTGCGCGGCTCGCCCGCTCCCGCCTCAACGTCATGATCGTCGAGGACCACCGGATCGACCTGAAGCTGGCGGGCGACTGCGTGCTGCTCAGCGGCCATGTCGTGCTGAGCAGCACCACGGCGGAAGAAGCGCTGGGGCGCCTGCAGGACGGCCATCCCGATGTCGTGCTTCTCGACCTCAACCTGCCGGGCATGGATGGTCTGAGCTTCGTGCGCCTGCTCAAGGCCGATCCGAAGATGCAGCGCCTGCCGATCGTGGCCGTCACGGCTTATCCCGATGTGTACCAGCGCGACGAGCTGATCGCCGCCGGCTGTTCCGCCTACCTCGTCAAGCCGGTCGACCTGCGCATGCTGCTGCAGGAGCTGGAGCGAGTGGCCACCCGGACGGGGTAG
- the fnr gene encoding fumarate/nitrate reduction transcriptional regulator Fnr, translating to MTPTSPPLRAAALKVACSSCNLRELCLPVGFSEAELERLDTMVAMRRTVRRGDVLFRTGDPFEAVYAVRTGFFKTRVSSEDGRDQVTGFQMAGELLGLDGISNDRHSCDAVALEDSQVCVIPYGQLEHLSHEFTDLQRQFHKIMSREIVRDQGVMLLLGSMRAEERLAAFLLNLAQRLQARGFSASSLVLRMTREEIGTYLGLKLETVSRCFSRFQADGLLQVKQRQIRILDQDALQKLVNAAAC from the coding sequence ATGACTCCCACCTCCCCACCGCTGCGGGCCGCTGCACTGAAGGTCGCGTGCTCGAGTTGCAACCTGCGCGAGCTTTGCCTGCCGGTGGGCTTCTCCGAAGCCGAGCTCGAGCGGCTTGACACGATGGTGGCCATGCGCCGCACCGTGCGCCGCGGCGACGTGCTGTTTCGCACCGGAGATCCCTTCGAAGCGGTGTATGCGGTGCGCACCGGCTTCTTCAAGACTCGGGTGTCGTCGGAAGACGGCCGCGACCAGGTCACCGGCTTCCAGATGGCCGGCGAGCTGCTGGGGCTGGACGGCATCAGCAACGACCGCCACAGCTGCGATGCGGTGGCGCTCGAAGACTCGCAGGTGTGCGTCATCCCGTACGGCCAGCTCGAGCACCTGTCGCACGAGTTCACCGACCTGCAGCGGCAGTTCCACAAGATCATGAGCCGGGAGATCGTGCGCGACCAGGGCGTGATGCTGCTGCTGGGCAGCATGCGCGCCGAGGAACGGCTGGCGGCATTCCTGCTGAACCTGGCGCAGCGGCTGCAGGCACGCGGCTTCTCGGCCTCGTCGCTGGTGCTGCGCATGACACGCGAAGAGATCGGGACCTACCTGGGGCTCAAGCTGGAGACGGTGAGCCGGTGCTTCTCCCGCTTCCAGGCGGACGGGTTGCTGCAGGTGAAGCAGCGGCAGATCCGGATCCTGGATCAGGACGCCTTGCAGAAGCTGGTGAACGCCGCCGCGTGCTGA
- the hemN gene encoding oxygen-independent coproporphyrinogen III oxidase translates to MSASPSTVVTPRADAPSVLPQALLKRFDAPGPRYTSYPTADRFVEAFGPVDCARALSQRVRGATVGAAAPLSVYVHIPFCESVCYYCACNKVITKHHERASAYLEALDTEIDLVLAALGSGQHVSQLHFGGGSPTFLSDAELDRVMATLRRAFRFTGGCELSIEVDPRTVTPARLAHLRQLGFNRISFGVQDFDPQVQQAVHRVQPFANVRDLMASARGLGFDSINADLIYGLPRQTQESFARTVDRIGELRPDRIALYAYAHLPQRFKPQRRIVADELPQPAQRLAMLGGAIAGFLARGYSYIGMDHFALADDALAVAKRQGRLHRNFQGYSTQPDCDLIGLGVSAIGRIGASYYQNAKTLPEYYDALRQGQLPVVRGIALSRDDLLRRAVIMALMCQGRVEFESIELAHLVKFGEVFASEMEQLAPLAQAGLVEIEPRAIQVTAAGWYVVRAVAMVFDRHLRNDRLRERFSRII, encoded by the coding sequence ATGTCCGCCTCGCCTTCCACTGTCGTCACGCCGCGCGCCGATGCGCCCTCCGTGCTCCCGCAGGCGCTGCTGAAGCGCTTCGATGCGCCAGGCCCGCGGTACACCTCGTACCCCACGGCCGATCGCTTCGTCGAGGCCTTCGGTCCCGTCGACTGCGCCCGCGCGCTGTCGCAGCGGGTTCGCGGCGCGACGGTGGGCGCGGCTGCGCCGTTGTCGGTGTACGTGCACATCCCGTTCTGCGAATCGGTGTGCTACTACTGCGCCTGCAACAAGGTGATCACGAAGCACCACGAGCGGGCGAGCGCGTACTTGGAGGCGCTGGACACCGAGATCGACCTCGTGCTGGCCGCGCTGGGCAGCGGCCAGCACGTGTCGCAGCTGCACTTCGGCGGCGGCTCGCCCACCTTCCTGAGCGATGCGGAGCTCGACCGCGTGATGGCCACGCTGCGAAGGGCGTTCCGCTTCACCGGCGGCTGCGAGCTGTCGATCGAAGTCGATCCGCGCACCGTGACGCCGGCCCGCCTGGCGCACCTGCGCCAGCTCGGCTTCAATCGCATCAGCTTCGGCGTGCAGGACTTCGACCCGCAGGTGCAGCAGGCGGTGCACCGCGTGCAGCCCTTCGCGAACGTGCGCGACCTGATGGCCAGCGCCCGCGGACTGGGCTTCGACTCCATCAACGCCGACCTCATCTACGGCCTGCCTCGGCAGACGCAGGAGAGCTTCGCGCGCACCGTGGACCGGATCGGCGAGCTGCGGCCCGACCGCATTGCCTTGTACGCCTACGCGCACCTGCCGCAGCGCTTCAAGCCGCAGCGACGCATCGTGGCCGACGAGCTGCCCCAGCCCGCGCAGCGCCTGGCGATGCTGGGCGGCGCCATCGCAGGCTTTCTCGCTCGCGGCTACAGCTACATCGGGATGGACCATTTCGCGCTCGCCGACGATGCGCTCGCCGTCGCCAAGCGGCAGGGCCGGCTGCACCGCAACTTCCAGGGCTACAGCACGCAGCCGGACTGCGACCTGATCGGCCTGGGCGTGTCGGCCATCGGCCGCATCGGTGCGAGCTACTACCAGAACGCCAAGACGCTGCCGGAGTACTACGACGCCTTGCGGCAGGGCCAGCTTCCGGTGGTGCGCGGCATCGCCTTGAGCCGCGACGATCTGCTGCGCAGGGCTGTGATCATGGCGCTGATGTGCCAGGGGCGGGTGGAGTTCGAGTCGATCGAGCTGGCGCACCTGGTGAAGTTCGGCGAGGTCTTCGCCAGCGAGATGGAGCAGCTCGCGCCGCTGGCGCAGGCCGGGCTGGTCGAGATCGAGCCGCGGGCGATCCAGGTCACCGCCGCGGGCTGGTACGTCGTGCGCGCGGTCGCGATGGTGTTCGACCGCCATCTGCGGAACGATCGGCTGCGCGAGCGCTTCTCGCGAATCATCTGA
- a CDS encoding sulfite exporter TauE/SafE family protein: MDMPLVLAGLAMGVAASPHCAAMCGAPCAALTSGCKRNAGGFHLGRVLGYMAGGAVAASSVAALGAWSQAAPALRPLWTLLHLALLSLGLWWLVTGRQMPWMNRSGAVPVRLVAQRRRPWRSGAAGLAWVAWPCAALQGALLLSALAGSPQGGAFVMAAFAVGSMPALVVGPWAWGRWRAMRSGGSAPAAMGTMAFRLAGMGLLLGSGWALTHGVWQRVAAWCVGA, from the coding sequence ATGGACATGCCGCTGGTCCTCGCCGGCCTCGCGATGGGCGTCGCCGCGTCGCCGCATTGCGCGGCGATGTGCGGCGCGCCCTGCGCCGCGCTGACGAGCGGCTGCAAGCGCAACGCGGGCGGCTTTCATCTGGGGCGCGTGCTCGGCTACATGGCGGGTGGCGCGGTCGCGGCCAGCAGCGTGGCGGCGCTGGGCGCGTGGAGCCAGGCCGCGCCGGCACTGCGGCCGCTGTGGACCCTGCTGCACCTGGCGCTGCTGTCGCTCGGCCTGTGGTGGCTGGTCACGGGGCGGCAGATGCCCTGGATGAACCGCAGCGGTGCCGTGCCCGTGCGCCTCGTGGCGCAGCGTCGGCGTCCGTGGCGATCGGGTGCGGCGGGGCTCGCATGGGTGGCCTGGCCCTGCGCGGCATTGCAGGGCGCCCTGCTGTTGTCGGCGTTGGCCGGCAGTCCGCAGGGCGGCGCGTTCGTGATGGCGGCGTTCGCGGTCGGGTCGATGCCGGCGCTGGTGGTCGGACCGTGGGCATGGGGACGCTGGCGGGCCATGCGCAGCGGCGGCTCGGCGCCGGCAGCGATGGGCACGATGGCCTTCCGGCTTGCGGGGATGGGGTTGCTGCTGGGGTCGGGATGGGCCTTGACGCATGGGGTGTGGCAGCGGGTGGCGGCCTGGTGCGTGGGGGCGTGA
- a CDS encoding Crp/Fnr family transcriptional regulator, whose product MASAENQLIALLPRGERASLLAACETVRLDLGTVLCEPGEATRHVYFPNDGFISLVSKIEGEPGLEVGMVGREGMLGAQLALGVSSIPLHALVQGAGTARRVSAARFGDELSAGKALQSALNRYVYVLMAQLATSAACTRFHKVEPRLARWLLMTQDRAHSDSFHLTHEFLANMLGVRRVGITAAASDLQRHGLIRYRRGDITVVDRAGLEAAACSCYEADRRAYDATLG is encoded by the coding sequence ATGGCCTCTGCAGAAAATCAACTGATCGCGCTGCTGCCACGGGGCGAGCGCGCATCCTTGCTGGCGGCCTGCGAAACGGTACGGCTCGACCTGGGCACCGTGTTGTGCGAGCCCGGGGAAGCGACACGCCATGTGTACTTTCCCAACGATGGGTTCATCTCGCTGGTCTCGAAGATCGAAGGCGAGCCGGGCCTCGAGGTCGGCATGGTGGGACGCGAAGGCATGCTGGGGGCGCAGCTCGCCCTCGGCGTGAGCAGCATCCCGCTGCATGCGCTGGTGCAAGGCGCGGGCACGGCGCGGCGCGTGTCGGCGGCGCGGTTCGGCGACGAGCTCTCCGCTGGCAAGGCGCTGCAGTCGGCGCTGAACCGCTACGTGTACGTGCTCATGGCGCAGCTCGCGACGTCGGCCGCCTGCACGCGCTTCCACAAGGTCGAGCCGCGGCTGGCCCGCTGGCTGCTGATGACCCAGGACAGGGCGCACTCGGACAGCTTCCACCTGACCCACGAGTTCTTGGCGAACATGCTGGGCGTGCGCCGCGTCGGCATCACCGCTGCCGCCAGCGATCTGCAGCGGCACGGTCTCATACGCTACCGCCGGGGCGACATCACCGTGGTCGATCGCGCCGGTCTGGAAGCGGCTGCCTGCAGCTGCTACGAGGCCGATCGGCGCGCCTACGACGCGACGCTGGGGTGA
- a CDS encoding BON domain-containing protein, with translation MPLRTSFTTILAALTLLIASGCAVTRGQETVSAYVDDATITTSVKSRFIDNKDVDAASIHVETLNGNVMLSGFAKNATEKATAGTVAAKVSGVKSVKNQIAVRP, from the coding sequence ATGCCCCTGCGCACCTCTTTCACGACCATCCTTGCGGCGTTGACGCTGCTGATCGCATCCGGCTGCGCGGTCACCCGTGGCCAGGAGACCGTGAGCGCCTACGTTGACGACGCGACCATCACGACCTCGGTCAAGAGCCGCTTCATCGACAACAAGGATGTCGACGCCGCCAGCATCCACGTCGAAACCCTCAACGGCAACGTGATGCTGTCGGGCTTTGCGAAGAACGCGACGGAGAAGGCCACGGCCGGGACGGTGGCGGCCAAGGTCAGCGGCGTGAAGTCGGTCAAGAACCAGATTGCCGTGCGCCCCTGA
- a CDS encoding SagB/ThcOx family dehydrogenase yields the protein MNGRARNDLAQAAPAGEALAAVVRYHQQTKHHFLRHARSPGMLDWANQPDPFRRYTGSPLVALPRLKPDDEPASPPYEDLYRDGAIASAALTAATLSRFLECSLAISAWKQAGDVRWALRANPSSGNLHPTEAYLLIDEVEGVGSAPGLYHYASKEHALELRAEWQKESFQPLLRAFPRRAFLLGFTSVHWRESWKYGERAFRYCQHDVGHAIGSARIAAQMLGWRMLLLDGMSDHTVARLLGVDRDGDFEKAEREHPDCLAVIWPADESSSLAAPQAVSLPLFLDADAAQAPPRRWHGRANRLSRADPVHWDIIRQVEAASWKTTAEFDVVALHGDHRWVEAPADTSALASAVSHPPGQRAAQLIRQRRSALAFDATTSVSADSFFTMLLRVMPQADRAVCQRPMPWDALPWAPSIHLALFVHRVDGLAPGLYILARDASKIGWLRRATYRQYSWSAPPDCPRDLPLFLLQQADVRALAAQLSCGQEIAGDGAFSLGMIAEFESSLRQRGPWFYRRLFWETGVIGQLLYVEAEAIGLRATGIGCFFDDPVHEVMGFSDTAFQSLYHFTVGGAVEDPRLTTLPPYGV from the coding sequence ATGAACGGCCGCGCCCGGAACGACCTTGCGCAGGCCGCGCCGGCGGGCGAAGCGCTGGCCGCCGTCGTGCGCTATCACCAACAGACCAAGCATCACTTCCTGCGCCATGCGCGTTCACCGGGCATGCTGGATTGGGCGAATCAGCCTGATCCCTTTCGACGCTACACGGGGTCGCCGCTGGTCGCCTTGCCGCGCCTGAAGCCCGACGACGAGCCGGCCTCGCCGCCGTACGAGGACCTCTACCGCGATGGCGCGATCGCGAGCGCCGCGCTCACCGCCGCCACCCTTTCACGCTTTCTCGAGTGTTCGCTGGCGATCTCGGCGTGGAAGCAGGCCGGCGATGTCCGCTGGGCCCTTCGAGCGAACCCCTCCAGCGGAAACCTGCACCCGACCGAAGCCTATCTGCTCATCGACGAGGTCGAGGGCGTCGGATCGGCGCCCGGCCTTTATCACTACGCGAGCAAGGAACATGCACTCGAGCTGCGCGCCGAGTGGCAGAAGGAATCGTTCCAGCCGCTGCTGCGGGCCTTTCCTCGCCGCGCATTCCTCCTCGGCTTCACCTCGGTGCACTGGCGCGAATCATGGAAGTACGGAGAGCGAGCATTCCGCTATTGCCAGCATGACGTGGGACATGCCATTGGCAGCGCGCGCATCGCGGCCCAGATGCTCGGGTGGCGGATGCTGCTGCTGGACGGCATGTCGGATCACACGGTGGCCCGCCTGCTGGGAGTGGATCGAGATGGCGACTTCGAGAAAGCGGAACGCGAGCATCCCGACTGCCTCGCCGTCATCTGGCCGGCCGACGAATCCAGCAGTCTCGCGGCCCCGCAGGCGGTCTCGCTGCCGCTCTTCCTCGATGCCGATGCTGCGCAGGCGCCGCCCCGCCGCTGGCACGGCAGGGCCAATCGACTGAGTCGGGCAGACCCCGTGCACTGGGACATCATCCGGCAGGTGGAAGCCGCATCGTGGAAGACCACGGCCGAATTCGATGTGGTCGCACTGCATGGCGACCATCGGTGGGTCGAGGCGCCGGCCGACACCTCCGCCCTGGCATCGGCTGTCTCCCACCCGCCTGGGCAACGCGCCGCGCAGCTCATCCGTCAGCGGCGCAGCGCGCTCGCGTTCGACGCCACCACATCCGTCTCGGCGGACTCCTTCTTCACGATGCTGCTGCGTGTCATGCCGCAGGCTGATCGAGCCGTCTGTCAACGGCCGATGCCATGGGACGCCTTGCCGTGGGCGCCCTCGATTCATCTGGCGCTGTTCGTGCATCGCGTCGATGGCCTTGCGCCCGGCCTCTACATCCTTGCGCGCGACGCATCGAAGATCGGTTGGCTGCGAAGGGCGACGTACCGGCAGTACTCCTGGAGCGCGCCACCCGACTGCCCGAGGGACCTGCCGCTGTTCCTGCTGCAGCAGGCCGATGTGCGGGCGCTGGCGGCTCAGCTGAGCTGCGGACAGGAAATCGCCGGAGACGGCGCGTTCTCGCTGGGGATGATCGCGGAGTTCGAATCCTCGTTGCGCCAGCGCGGGCCATGGTTTTATCGAAGGCTCTTCTGGGAGACCGGGGTGATCGGGCAGCTGCTCTACGTCGAAGCGGAGGCGATCGGCCTGCGTGCGACAGGGATCGGCTGCTTCTTCGACGACCCGGTCCACGAGGTGATGGGGTTCAGCGACACGGCGTTCCAGTCGCTCTATCACTTCACGGTCGGAGGCGCCGTCGAGGACCCGCGGCTGACCACCCTGCCGCCGTACGGCGTCTGA
- a CDS encoding ATPase domain-containing protein has protein sequence MTTKVTINRLATGVPGLDEVLGGGLPEFSFNLIAGPPGCGKTTLAHQIMFALATPQRPALYFTVLGEPPLKMLRYQQQFHFFDGEAINRSIRFINLSDETREGDLDKVLRRITAEVEAHGPGLVFVDSFRCVVLADGIEGSPPRNLQQFVQQLGILMTSWQATTFLIGEYFTEVDANPVFTVADGLIWLRQSVQRNSMVRKMEIMKMRGQPTRPGLHTFRINSAGLEVFPPAGVAAAGTEARAPAGDPRLRTGVSRLDEMLGGGVPRGYSVLVAGPSGSGKSILTAAFLAEGARCGETGVVAVFEQHPRRSRNRVLAELIDSGRIGLVDSRAPDLSIDEIVLLLMSEIGRLKASRVVIDSLSGFELALAPTFRDDFRESLSRLVTALAAAGVTVMMTSELEDRYTDLRFSPYGTAFLTDAIIVQRYIEVDSRLLRVMAVVKVRASAHSHELRVFSIDDDGIHVGERLTDQEGLLGGRPTRKPASDTP, from the coding sequence ATGACGACCAAAGTGACGATCAACCGTCTGGCCACCGGCGTGCCGGGACTGGACGAGGTGCTCGGCGGCGGACTGCCGGAGTTCTCGTTCAACCTCATCGCCGGGCCGCCCGGCTGCGGCAAGACGACGCTCGCGCACCAGATCATGTTCGCCCTTGCGACGCCGCAACGACCGGCGCTGTACTTCACGGTGCTGGGCGAGCCGCCGTTGAAGATGCTGCGCTACCAGCAGCAGTTCCACTTCTTCGACGGCGAAGCGATCAACCGGTCGATCCGCTTCATCAACCTGTCGGACGAGACCCGGGAGGGCGACCTCGACAAGGTGTTGCGTCGCATCACCGCGGAGGTCGAGGCGCACGGGCCCGGCCTCGTCTTCGTGGACTCGTTCCGCTGCGTCGTGCTCGCCGACGGCATCGAAGGCAGTCCGCCCCGCAACCTGCAGCAGTTCGTGCAGCAGCTGGGCATCCTCATGACGAGCTGGCAGGCCACGACCTTCCTCATCGGCGAATACTTCACCGAGGTGGACGCCAACCCGGTGTTCACCGTAGCCGATGGGCTGATCTGGCTGCGCCAGAGCGTGCAACGCAACTCCATGGTCCGCAAGATGGAGATCATGAAGATGCGCGGGCAGCCCACCCGGCCGGGGCTGCACACGTTTCGAATCAACAGCGCCGGCCTCGAGGTGTTCCCGCCCGCCGGGGTCGCCGCAGCCGGCACCGAGGCGCGCGCACCGGCCGGTGATCCCCGGCTTCGGACGGGCGTGTCGCGTCTGGACGAGATGCTCGGCGGCGGCGTGCCGCGCGGTTATTCGGTGCTCGTCGCCGGCCCGTCCGGATCGGGCAAGAGCATCCTGACCGCGGCCTTCCTCGCCGAGGGCGCGCGCTGCGGCGAGACGGGCGTCGTCGCCGTCTTCGAGCAGCACCCGCGCCGGTCGCGCAATCGCGTGCTCGCGGAGCTGATCGACAGCGGGCGCATCGGCCTGGTCGACAGCCGGGCGCCCGATCTCTCGATCGACGAGATCGTGCTGCTGCTCATGAGCGAGATCGGCCGTCTCAAGGCAAGCCGCGTCGTCATCGATTCGCTCTCCGGCTTCGAGCTGGCGCTCGCGCCGACCTTCCGGGACGACTTTCGAGAGTCGCTGTCGCGGCTGGTCACCGCGCTGGCGGCGGCCGGCGTCACCGTGATGATGACGTCCGAACTGGAGGACCGCTATACCGACTTGCGCTTCAGCCCCTATGGCACGGCGTTCCTGACCGACGCGATCATCGTGCAACGCTACATCGAGGTCGACAGTCGCCTGCTGCGCGTGATGGCCGTCGTCAAGGTTCGGGCAAGCGCGCACTCGCACGAGCTGCGCGTGTTCAGCATCGATGACGACGGCATCCACGTGGGTGAGAGGCTGACCGATCAAGAGGGCCTGCTGGGCGGGCGGCCGACGAGGAAGCCCGCCTCCGATACACCGTGA
- a CDS encoding diguanylate cyclase, protein MLSALRARSDADTAAQALHEASRSAEFDALTRLPNRVLLLDRLAQAISSAKRRGARSALLFLDLNNFKQINDTLGHATGDQVLKLAAARLASSVRAADTVSRHGGDEFVILLAEVGAASDAVVIAEKLSAALGAPSQVADQVIRLTASIGISLYPDDGQDAATLIDRADAAMYRAKRLGLRSLVSQHEDRASEPGLSTTTLPSLRQPLTAYLEAQSVHERQVAQLQEANENLVLAALTAQQLQAAAEKAQARQMEVLTVVAHELRSPLAPIRNAAALLARGRADEPLLHRVQGVIERQVAHMARLVGDLLDVSRVQAGKLRLERQVVDMADLIDEAVLSSRPAMDARLQHLSVFVPSCSLAVDGDTVRLAQVLCNLLDNASKYTQVGGEIGLSVMAAEDVIVMTVSDNGIGITAEALPRIFEPFVQDKHAIGFSGTGLGIGLTVVRELVEAHGGSVVASSAGSGFGSQFVVTLPSIGR, encoded by the coding sequence GTGCTGTCGGCCTTGCGCGCCCGCTCGGACGCGGATACAGCCGCCCAAGCGCTGCACGAAGCTTCGCGATCGGCCGAGTTCGATGCGCTGACGCGGCTTCCGAATCGCGTGTTGCTGCTCGATCGGCTCGCCCAAGCCATCTCCAGTGCGAAGCGGCGCGGCGCCAGGTCGGCGCTGCTGTTCCTGGACCTGAACAATTTCAAGCAGATCAACGACACGCTCGGCCACGCGACAGGCGACCAGGTGCTCAAGCTGGCCGCAGCTCGCCTGGCTTCGTCTGTTCGCGCGGCCGACACGGTGAGCCGCCACGGCGGCGACGAGTTCGTGATCCTGCTCGCCGAAGTGGGTGCGGCATCCGACGCGGTCGTCATTGCCGAGAAGTTGAGTGCCGCGTTGGGCGCGCCCAGCCAGGTCGCCGATCAGGTGATCCGGCTGACCGCCAGCATCGGGATCAGCCTCTATCCCGACGACGGCCAGGACGCCGCCACGCTGATCGACCGTGCCGATGCCGCGATGTACCGCGCCAAGCGGCTTGGCCTGCGCAGCCTGGTCTCCCAACACGAGGACCGGGCGAGCGAGCCGGGCCTGTCCACGACAACTCTGCCGTCGCTGCGGCAGCCGTTGACCGCTTACCTGGAGGCGCAATCCGTGCACGAGCGTCAGGTCGCACAGCTGCAGGAGGCGAATGAGAACCTCGTACTGGCCGCGCTGACCGCCCAACAGCTGCAGGCCGCCGCCGAAAAGGCGCAGGCGCGGCAGATGGAGGTTCTGACGGTGGTGGCGCACGAGCTGCGCAGTCCGCTGGCGCCCATCCGCAACGCAGCCGCGCTGCTGGCGAGGGGTCGCGCGGACGAGCCGCTCCTGCACCGGGTGCAAGGCGTCATCGAACGGCAAGTGGCCCACATGGCGCGGCTGGTGGGTGATCTGCTCGACGTGTCGCGCGTGCAGGCGGGCAAGCTCCGGCTCGAGCGTCAGGTGGTCGACATGGCCGACTTGATCGACGAGGCCGTCCTCTCCAGCCGGCCGGCGATGGACGCGCGTCTGCAGCACCTGAGCGTGTTCGTGCCCTCCTGCTCCCTGGCCGTGGACGGGGACACCGTCCGCCTCGCTCAGGTCCTTTGCAATCTGCTCGACAACGCGTCCAAGTACACCCAGGTCGGCGGCGAGATCGGCCTTTCGGTGATGGCGGCCGAGGATGTCATCGTCATGACGGTTTCGGACAACGGCATCGGGATCACGGCCGAGGCCCTTCCCAGGATTTTCGAGCCCTTCGTGCAGGACAAGCACGCCATCGGCTTCAGCGGCACGGGCCTCGGCATCGGACTGACGGTCGTGCGCGAGCTGGTCGAGGCGCACGGTGGAAGCGTCGTCGCGAGCAGCGCGGGCAGCGGTTTCGGCAGTCAGTTCGTCGTCACGCTCCCGTCGATCGGTCGTTGA
- the ydiK gene encoding AI-2E family transporter YdiK: MAARERELTRTLLGALFLGALIVGSFWILRPFLAAAIWATMIVVATWPAMVWLQARLWQRRGLAVVAMTAILLLVFVVPLALAVGTIVSNADEIVEQLRSLAALRMPTPPDWLASLPFVGAKVVLAWEQAAASGVEGLLARLMPYAGSVTKWFVAEAGNVGFLFVQFLLTLLLSALMYARGESAASEAGRFGRRLAGERGENAVRLAGQAIRGVALGVVVTAVVQAALGGLGLAIAGVPFAGLLTAVMLFLCIAQVGPSPVLVPAVIWLYWSGETAWGTFLLVWSVIVVTMDNILRPMLIQRGADLPLLLIFAGVIGGLLAFGLVGIFVGPVVLAVAYTLLEAWINDRSTGA; the protein is encoded by the coding sequence ATGGCAGCGCGTGAACGCGAGCTGACCCGCACGCTGCTCGGCGCCCTCTTTCTCGGGGCGCTGATCGTCGGCTCGTTCTGGATCCTGCGACCCTTTCTCGCCGCGGCGATATGGGCGACGATGATCGTGGTCGCCACCTGGCCGGCCATGGTCTGGCTGCAGGCGCGTCTGTGGCAACGCAGGGGACTTGCCGTCGTGGCAATGACGGCGATCCTGCTGCTGGTGTTCGTCGTTCCCCTGGCGCTCGCCGTGGGCACCATCGTGTCCAACGCAGACGAGATCGTCGAGCAGCTGAGGTCCCTGGCGGCCTTGCGCATGCCCACCCCGCCCGACTGGTTGGCGAGTCTGCCGTTCGTCGGTGCGAAGGTGGTCCTGGCGTGGGAACAGGCGGCTGCTTCCGGCGTGGAAGGATTGCTGGCGCGGTTGATGCCTTACGCCGGCAGCGTGACCAAGTGGTTCGTCGCCGAGGCCGGCAACGTCGGCTTCCTGTTCGTGCAGTTCCTGCTGACGCTGCTCCTCTCAGCCCTGATGTATGCACGCGGCGAAAGCGCGGCATCCGAAGCAGGTCGGTTCGGCCGCCGTCTGGCAGGCGAGCGCGGCGAAAACGCGGTACGGCTCGCCGGACAGGCGATCCGGGGCGTGGCGTTGGGGGTGGTGGTCACGGCCGTCGTGCAGGCCGCGTTGGGAGGCCTCGGCCTCGCGATCGCCGGCGTGCCGTTCGCCGGATTGCTCACCGCCGTGATGCTGTTCCTGTGCATTGCGCAAGTCGGGCCATCGCCCGTGCTCGTTCCCGCGGTGATCTGGCTCTACTGGAGCGGCGAGACGGCCTGGGGCACCTTCCTGCTCGTGTGGTCGGTGATTGTGGTGACGATGGACAACATCCTGCGGCCGATGCTCATCCAACGCGGCGCCGACCTGCCGCTGCTGCTCATCTTCGCCGGCGTCATCGGCGGGCTGCTGGCCTTCGGACTCGTCGGCATCTTCGTCGGCCCCGTCGTCCTGGCTGTTGCCTACACGCTGCTCGAAGCCTGGATCAACGACCGATCGACGGGAGCGTGA